The Streptomyces sp. JB150 genomic interval GGTCTGCGCCGGGTGGGCGACGGGACTTGGGGACGAGGTACCTGCGGGGACTGGCCGACCGGCCGATGCATGCGGGCGCGCCCGGTCCCCTCGCCGGACCCGGCCACGGCGGCGACGCGCTGCCCCAGTCGCTCACGCGGGGCAGTCAGCGGCGCAGTCGGCCGTGCCGCAGGCCCGGCGGTACTCGCTGGGGCTCACGCCGTGGACGCGTTTGAAGGCCGTGCTGAAGCCGAAGGCGTCCGCGTAGCCCACCTGGCGGGCGACGGCGGCGACGGTCGCGGTGGACCCGGTCAGCAGATCGGCGGCCAGGGTCATCCGCCAGTCGGTGAGATAGGCCAGCGGCGGCTTGCCGACCTGCCGGGTGAACCGCGCGGCCAGTGTCGTACGGGACACGGCCGCCTCGGCGGCCAGCGCGGCGAGGGTCCAGGGATGCTCCGGCGCTCGGTGCATCGCCCGCAGCGCGGGGCCGGTCACCTCGTCGCCCAGGGCGCCGTACCAGGCCAGAGGCGCGGCCTGCGGGGAGTCGAACCAGCCGCGCAGCGTGCACACCAGCAGCCAGTCCAGCAGCCGGTCGAGGACCACCTGCCGGCCCGGACGGCAGGCGGCCGCCTCGGAGTCCAGGAAACCGCCGAGGGAGGCGCAGCCGTCGGTGCCCGGGACCACCAGCAGCGGCGGCAGCATGTCGAGCAGCCGCGCGGAGACCCGGCCACGGACCTGGTAAGTCCCCGTCAGCAGCACGGTGGAGGCGGGCGGCGGCGGGTCCGCGGCGCCGGCACGGGGGGAATCCGGCCGCGGGCGGTCGGTGACCGTGAACGGCGCGGGACCCCGCACGATCGCGCAGTCGCCCGGCTTGAGCAGCACTGCCTTGCCGTGCTCTGGCGAGCCGTCGTCCAGGGCGATCCAGGCCTCGCCGTGCAGCGGGGCCGACAGCGTCAGGGAGGCACCGTCGGTGAACCGCAGCGCCCAGGGCGGCGACAGCTCCGTGCGGCCGAAGCCGGCACCGTCGGCGCGCACGCCCTGAAGGAGATCGTCCAAGGGATCCACGCGTTTCACGATAACCCGGCGGACGATCGGACATCCCCGGCGGACGCGCGGCCATGTCCCGTGGCGGCTCAGGAAAGTTGACTGACCGTCATGACGACACACACCGATGAGATCCTGGTCCTCGGCGCGACGGGCAAGGTCGGCCGGCGGCTCGTGCGCACCCTGCGGGCGGCGGGCCGGCCGGTGCGGGCCGCGTCCCGCACCGGCACCGTGCGGTTCGACTGGACCGACCGCAGCACCTGGAGGACCGCCCTGGACGGGGCCTCGGCGGTCCATCTCCTGGCCCCCGTGGACCCGGCCCTGGCCTCGCCCTTCGTCGAGCAGGCGGCCGAGGCGGGCGTCTGTCGGTTCGTGGCGCTGTCCGCGCGCGGCATCGACCGGATGCGGCCCCCGTACTTCCAGGGCATGGCCGCGGCGGAGCAGGCGGTCCGCGAGTCCGGCGCGCGGTGGACGATCCTGCGCCCGAACAACTTCCACCAGAACTTCGACGAGGACGTCTGGCGGGCCCCGCTGCGGTCCGGGCACCTCGCCCTGCCGCTCGGGGCGGTGCCGGAGCCGTTCGTGGACGTCCAGGACATCGCCGACGTCGCCGCGGCCGCACTGACGTCGGACGGTCACCACGGCCGGGTGTACGAGCTGTCCGGGCCCCGGGGGCTCACCTTCGAGGAGGCCGTCGCGACCATCGCCGAGGCCGCGGGACGCCCCATCCGTTACACCGAGGTGACGCCGGAGGAGTACCGGGCGGGCCTCCTGGCCTCGGGCGCGTCCGAGGAGGCCGCGGACGAGCTGAACGCGATGTTCGCCGCCATGCGCGCGGGGCACTTCGCCGAGCCGGGCACCGGCGTGCGGGAGGTACTGGGACGCGCGCCGGTCGACTTCGCCACGTACGCCGCCCGGGCGGCGGCGGCCGGTGCGTGGGACCAGCCGCATTGACCAGGGGGTCGACCGGTCACCGGGAGTGCGTGCCCGGGGTATGCCCGAACGCGCGGCGGAACACGTCGATGAAGGCGCTGGTGGACGACCATCCGCACTGGTTCGCGACCGTGGTCACCGGCACCTTCTCGGCCAGCAGGACCAGGGCGTGGTGGAGTCGCAGCTGGGTGCGCCACTGAGGGAACGTCATGCCGAGGTCGCTCCGGAACAGGCGGGAGAGTGTACGGTCACTGGCCCCGGCCTCTCGGCCGAGTTCGGCGAGTGTGCGGTTGTCCGAGGGGTCGGACCGCAGGAGGTCGCAGACGGTCCGGAGCAGGGGACTGCTCGGCGTGGGCAGGTGCAGGGGCTGCTGCACCGAAATCTTCAGCTGGTCCAGCAGCACCGCGCGCAGCCGCGTCCGCTCCGGGCTGTCGTCGCCCTCGGTGCGGGTGAAGGCAATGATCAGCTCGCGCAGCAGCGGGCTCACCGCGAGCACGCTGGGGGTGTCCAGGCGCAGGGGGTTCTCCCACGCGGGGAGGCCCACCAGGTGCAGTTCGAGGTCACCGTGGGCCTGGTGGGCGTGGACGGTGCCGGCCGGCACCCAGATGGCGCGGGTCGCGGGGGCGACCCAGGAGCCGGCGCTGGTGGTGACGGACAGTACGCCCCGGCCCGCGTAGACGATCTGGTGGTCGTCGTGCCGGTGCGCGTCTATCCCCGCACCGGACGCCAGTCGCTGGGTGCGGGTGGGGGCCACGGGCGTGTGGCGGACTTCCGTCATTGTCTGGCAGTTTATCGGAAGCGCGACACGGTGGGTGCCGTCCACGATGACCGGGTGCGCAGGAATCTCTCCCTCACTCTCTTGTCCGTCGGGCATGGCTGCGTCGACGTCTATCAGGGCGCCGTCGCCTCCCTCGTGCCCTTCTTCGTCATCGAGCGCGCGTACGGCTACGCCGCCGTCTCGGGCATCGTGCTCGCCGCCTCCGTGTTGTCGTCGGTGGCCCAGCCGTTGTTCGGCATGGTGACCGACCGCCGCGCGATGCCTTGGCTGTTGCCGGCCGGCACGCTGGTCGCGGGGGTGGGTATCGCGCTCAGCGGGGTGAGTGACTCCTACCTGGTGACGCTGACGGTCGTCGCGGTGTCCGGGGTCGGCGTGGCCGCCTACCATCCGGAGTCCGCGCGGGTGGCCAGGGTCGCCGGCGGCGGCAGTCACAGCGCGATGGGATGGTTCTCGCTGGGGGGCAACCTCGGCTTCGCGCTGGCCCCGGTCGCGGTCGCCGTCGTGGTCTCGGCCGGGGGACTGCGCCTGACGCCGGTGCTCGTGCTGCCGGCCGTGGTCGGCGCCGCGCTGTGCCTGCCCGTGCTGCGCGTGCTGGAGACCCGGTTGTCCGACGCGGCCGAGGCGCCCGCGTCCGGCGAGGACGACAGGGCGTCGTTCGTGCGCCTCTCGCTGGCCGTGGTGTGCCGCTCCGTCGCCTTCATCGGTCTGAGCACGTTCGTCTCGCTGTACGCCACCGACCGCATGGACGGCAGCAAGGCCGCGGGCACGGCGGCTCTGTTCCTGCTGTACGTGGGTGGCGCGGTGGGCAGCGTGCTGGGTGGTGCGCTGGCGGACCGGTGGGACCGGGTGCGGGTCTCGCGCTGGTCGTACCTGCTGACGGCCGGATCGATCGCCGGTCTGCTCCTCGTTCCCGGCCCCGCCCTCTACCTGTTCGTCCTGCTCACCTCGGCCGGTCTGTACATCCCGTTCTCGCTCCAGGTCACGCTGGGCCAGGACTACCTGCCCTCGCGGGCCGGCACCGCCAGCGGGATCACGCTCGGTCTCACCGTGAGTATCGGCGGCCTGATCAGCCCGGTCATCGGCACCGTCGCCGACAGGACTTCGCTGCGGACCGCCCTGGCCCCACTGGTCCTGATGCCCGTCCTGGCCTGGCTGCTGTTCAAGACCCTGCCCGAACCCGCCGTGCCGGGGTCCGAGGACACGGCACCGAAGGGAGAAGACACCCATGCCGAACCCCCTCCCGTCCAGCCCGGTCCCCGCTGAGCGGTCGTCACACCCCTCACGGCCGGCCACACGGACGGACGGTCCGACACTCCACTCCGCCCGCGAGGGATGCCCGCTGCTCGACTGGGGCTGTACGGCAACCGAGGACACACCGACCTGGGAGCTGTTGTCCGCCCACTCGACGTCGAGCGGCGAGGTCGAGTACTGCACGTGCGGCTGCGACGCCATCGTGGTGCTCTGCCGCGGCGAGGTTGCTGCGTTCATCGCTCCGGAAGGTGATGGCCCCGGCGGGCGCGAGCGAAGCGAGGGAACACCGTGAACGGTGCATCCGGTGAGCGTACCGTCCCCGAACAGGCAGCTGTCGCCGGGTCCTGGAGGGCCACCAGCACCCGGTCAGCCCGCGCAGCACCAACAGGCTCCACCGGTCGCCGGCCACCGCCGCGGCCTGCGCGATGCCGGAGATGTCGTCGGCCCCGCGCCGAGGACTCATGCCGTACTGCCGAACGAAGGAAGGGAAAAGCGATCGCGGGATGCCGTCCACCCTCGTAGGTTACCCATGGAACCCGGTGAGTATCGAAAGGGAGCGCACTGTGTCGCAGCAGACGTGGACGGCCGTCGACGATTACTTCAACGGCTTGCTGGTGGCCGAGGACGCCGCGCTGCTCTCGGCCGTCGCGGACAGTGACGCGGCCGGGCTGCCGCCCCACCAGGTCGCCCCGAACCAGGGCAAGCTGCTGCACCTGCTCGCCCGCATCCAGGGCGCCCGCACCGTCCTCGAGATCGGCACGCTCGGCGGCTACAGCACCATCTGGCTCGCCCGCGCGTTGCCTGCGGACGGGCGGCTGGTGACGCTCGAGGCCGACGAGCGGTGCGCGGACGTCGCGGCGCGGAACATCGCCCGCGCCGGCGTCGACCACGTCGTCGACCTGCGGGTCGGCAACGCCCTGGGGACCCTGCCGCTGCTCGCCGACGAGGGGGCCGGCCCGTTCGACCTCGTGTTCATCGACGCCGACAAGCCGTCCAACCCCGCCTACCTGGACTGGGCGTTGCGGCTCACCCGGCCGGGCAGCGTCATCGTCGGGGACAACGTGGTCCGCGAGGGAGCGGTCGTCGCCCCGGCGAGCGAGGACCCCCGCGTGCAGGGCATACGCCGCTTCACCGAACTCGTCGCCGAGCACCCGCGGCTGACCGCCACCACGGTGCAGACCGTCGGTATGAAGGGGTACGACGGCTTCACCCTCGCCCTCGTCACCGACTAGCGGGACCGGCCCGGCGGCTGCTCGCGCCGTCCCGTGCGGATCTCCAGGCGTCGCAGTGCGGTCGCCGCGGCGCGGGCCTCCCGTTCGGCCGTGGTGCGGGCGTCGGCGGCGGAGCGGTGGCGTTCCTCGGCCTCGCGGCGTGCCCGGTCGGCGTCCCGCAAGGCCTCCCGCGCGGTGCGCAGCCGCTGTTCGGCGGCGCCCAGCTCCGACCGCGCCGCCTCCCGGCGCTCGCGGGCCCGCGTCAGGGACTCCGCCGCCTCGGCCGCCCTCTCGCGGCGCTCGCCCAGACGCCGCTCGGCCTCCTCGGCGGCGAGGCGGGCCTCGGCGAGCTGCTCCTCGCGGACGCGGCGGCGTTCGGCGAGCTCGTCCGTGGGCTGTGCCTTCTCGGCGGCCTTCTTGGCGACCTTGTCGGCGGCCTTGGTGGTGGTTATGGCGACGGTTTTGGCGGCGGACTTCTTGGTGCTCCTCTTGGTGCTCTCTTTCGCGGGCCCCCGGGCGGGCTCCGCACGGGACTCGGGAGCCGTGGTCGTCCTCGGCTTCGGCCGCGCCGTCCGCGCCGCGGCGTCCGGGTCGGGGGACAGGAAGGCGGACGGCGGGCTGAGGGCGCCGGTCAGCCGACCGGAGGACCATTGCTCGGCGGCGTCGGGATCGGCGAGGACCGCGTGCAGCGTGGCGGTGACGTCCTGCTGTGCGGCGGCGGACAGCGGGTGCCCGGCCGCGTCTGCGAGCCGGGCGGCCTGCCGGGACAACAGGGCGACGACCTGGCGCCGTTGGGCGGTGAGGTCCCTGAGCGCGGCCGGGTCCAGCGTGCGGTAGGCCTCGCGGAGGGCTTCGCCCAGGTCGAGCAGCCGGCGGCTCTCGTCCGGGTCGCGGCGCAGCAGCAGGTTCGCCGCCCAGGCCGCCAGGGTGGGCCGGCGGGCGGCGCGGATGCGCCGGGAGTCCGCCGCGCGGCCGGCTGTCCTCGCCGCGACGGCCAGTTCCTCGCGGCGGGCGACGAACTGGGGCGGCGGCGTCGTGTACAGCTCGTCGAGGACCGCCTCCACATCGGGCTCCCGACCGCCGTCACCCCGTCCGCCCTCGCCACGTCCGCCCTCGCCGCGTCCCTTGCGCTGCATGGTCCCCAGCCTGCCGCCGGCCCCGCGCCCGCGCACCTCGGGACCGGGCGGGTGGGGCCGGGGGCACGGCGCTGTGGGAGGCCGTGATGACGGACCGGCCGGACAACGCCCGCGCTCTGGTGGAGGCGGGGGCGGATCCCTGGCGGCGGCTGATCGGCGGCTGGTCGCCCGGGCGGCTCGCGCTGGCGGGACCGACGCCGGATCCGTTCCCGCTGCCGGAGGGCGAGCCCGGTCTGAGCGACGCGGAGCGCGCGATCGCCGGGTTCGTGAGCGTGCGCCACGCGGGGGCGGCGCTGCTGTGGCACGTCGATCCCCGGCTCGGGCTGCGGGAGGGCGACTTCCGTGCCCTCGCGGAGTTCGGGCGCGTGTGCGTCCGTTCGGGGCGCCGGCCCTGAGGGGTGCCCCCGCGCACCGTACCGTCGGCTCGTGCGTACGCCGGGGCCACCGCTCCCTGCCGGGGGCGGTGGCTCCGGTGGTTGTCGCCGTCAGGGGGTGGCCAGCAGGGCTCCCAGTGCGTCGGCGGTGTGCGGGTGGCGGGCGAGGAGGGCCGCGCCGGCCGGGGTACGGTCCGCCGGGGCCCAGTCGGCGTCGCAGCCGAGCAGGGCCGCCACCGCGTCGCAGGCCGCGGGGTGCGCGGCGAGCAGCGGCAGGCCGCGCACGGACGAGCGGTCGCGGACCGGACGTGCGGGCGCCGGGGCCGGCTCGGCTCGCCACGGCGGTATCCAGGCGTCCAGGGCGGCGAGGCGGCCGGGGAAGACGCGGCCCGCCTCGCGGATCAGCAGGGGCGCGAGGTCCGCGCCGCCCGCGCGGAGGGTGGTGATGAGGGTCGGCAGCCAGGGCAGCAGCACCGGGTCGGGCAGCCGGGCGAACGCGTTCGACACGGCTTCGACGACGAAGTCGGCGAGGCCGGGCACCGGTTCCAGGGCGTGCAGGAATCCGCTGAGGTAGCGCGGATAGGCGGGCACGACCAGGGGGTTGCCGAGCAGTTCGTCGCAGCGGGCCCGCAGGCCGGCCCGGGAGAGGGTGCCGAGCTGGGTCTTGGCCGCCCACAGCAGCGCCGTCTTCGCGGGGTCCTCCGGATGGGACTGGGCGACGGCCAGCTCCAGCTGGTTGCGGTCGCAGCCCAGCGACAGGGCGAGGCTCTCCATGCTGAACAGGAAGCCGAGCATGGCCGCGACCTGGCGGACGCTCGCCTCGTCGTCGGTGAACGCCGTCGGCAGCAGGGTGCAGTAGTGGGCGTAGCCGGTCTTGACGAAGGACTCGATCCACGCGGGCAGGGACGGCTCGCTGGTGCGGTAGTACGCCAGCAGTCCGCGCACCCGGCGCAGCACCTCGGGCGCGCCGTCGACGGTCCGCTCGGTCGCCAGCACGTCGAGGGCGCGCCGGCCGAGTTCGTCGGCGAGGCGGCGGCTGCGCAGGTAGAGCGTGGCGTCCTCGACGGCTTCGAGGACGGTCGCCGTGGTCGCCTGCGGCCCGTACGCGGTGCGCCGCAGCCGCTGTTCGAGGACCTGCTCGATACTGACGCCCTCGTAGCCCAGCTCGATGAGGGCCCGCTGATGGGTGCCCAGGGCCAGGTCCCAGGACTCCTGGATGGGGCGCTCGCCGAGCTTGCGTTCGCCCATGATGGGGCGCGCCGCGCCGTGCGGCAGGAGGTAGCGCAGCATCCACAGCACGTCGGAGCACTGTTCCAGCTCCGGCCGCGAGGCCATGTCGAGCAGGGCCCGCTGGACGCCGCGCTGCTGGAGCTTGAGGTCGAGCGGGGCGAGCCGGTCGTGGACGTCGCGGGCGAGGGGTGGCAGCGCGTCGTAGCCGACCTGGCCGACGCGGTCGCCGCCCAGCATGATCTCCACGAGGCGGCGCACGTCGCGCCGGCCGGGGACGGTGTCCTTCTCGACGCAGGTGACCGCCGCGTCCTGGAAGTCGTACGGCGTGGGCTTCGCGCGGTCCCGCATGCCCGCGAGGAGGATCGACGTCTCGAACACGGCGATGGCGTCGGCGGTGGAGGCGAGGTAGCCGTTGCGGCGGGCGGCGCGCACGATCTCCACGGACCAGCCGAGCAGTTCCTCCTCGTCGAGGCGGTCCAGGACGGGGGGCCGTTGCAGGAAGCCGGTGAGTCTGTCGGTGGGGGCGGCCGGGCCGGCGGGGACGGGAGCCGGCGCGGCCTTCGCCGTCTTCTTCGGCGTCCTGGTGCCCGCCTGGCCGGCGAGCCGGTACGGCTTGACCCGGGTGCGCTTGAGGTTCTTCGTCCACTGGGCGGCGGCGATGGACACCGAGCCGGCGGCGAGCCCGAACTGTGCCTCGATGGCGGCGTGGCTGGACGGGATCAGGCCGTGCTGCCACTTGGTGGCGGTGGGCGGGCTGATCTCGAAGGTGTCGGCGCCGTGGACGCCGAACTCGGCGACGCGGCTGGCGGCGTGGAAGGCGCCGCAGACGTAGAGGGCGTCCGCGGGGTCGGTGCCGGTGGCGGCCATGTGCCGGCGCATCCGCGTCCACATGTGGCGTTCGCGGTCCTCGTCGACGCGGACCCGGTGCGGGTCGCCGGGGGCGAGGCGCCGGAAGAGGCTGCCGATGAGCAGCATGACCTGCCGGTAGGTGTCGTGGTCGCTGTCGCCGAGGGGCAGTTCGACGTACTGGTGCCACCACTCCGACCAGTGCCGCACCTTGCCGTGGCGCAGCAGGTGCTCCTCCAGTTCGGCGAAGCGGGGGCGCAGGTCGCCGATCTCCACGCCGACCGCGTCGCCGTGCAGCGCGGCCTCCTCCTCGGCGGGCGGCGCGTCCGGGTCGGCCGGTGTGCCGGTGTCCTCCTTGGTCTCCTGCCGGGTCTCCTGCCACTGGAAGACGTGGTCGGAGGACCGGTCCACGAGGACGAGTTCGACGCCCGGCGTGTCCAGGGCGTAGGCGATGGCCTGGTACTCGGCCGACGCCTCGGTGATCGGGGCGACCACCGACAGCGGCGCCCATTCCGCGGGGAAGCCGTCGACCTCGGTCGCGAACGCCTGGACGGCGACCGGGAGCCTGCAGTTGCGCAGCTCGGTCAGGAGGGGGGCCATGTCCTCGCAGAGTTCGAGGTAGACCACCTTGGGCTGCTTCTCGCGCAGCCGGCGTGCCATGGCGAGGGCGGAGGCGGGCGAGTGATGGCAGACGGGGAAGATTTCCAGGGGTTCGCGCACCGCGCGGTCGACGTCGTCGACGATGCCGAGGAGGATGCCCTCCAGTGCGTCGGGTCCGCCGGCGAACGCGGTGGCGGCCTGCTGGAGCTGGGTGCGCAGGGCGGTGAAGGCGGACTCGTTCATGGGCCTGTCCACGGTGTGGTTCCGGGTGCTCACGACAGGGTCGCGATGGCGTCGCGGCCGCCCTCGAGGAACTCCGGCCAGGAGCCGCCCTCCTCCTTGCTGCGCGGCTCGACGACGCCGTGCAGGTACTTGTTGAGGATGGCCAGGTCCTCCGGTTCGCGGCGGGCGAGGGAGCCGACGAGCGAGGAGGCGAGGGTACGGGCGGTCAGGGCGCGCTCGCCGAAGAAGTTGCTGTGCAGGATGGCGTCCTCCAGGACGCCGATCTGCTCGGCGGTGGACAGCGCGGACTCCAGCTTCTCGTCGTCGCTCGCGGCCGCGGCGGCAGAGGCGCGCAGGTCGGAGAAGGACTGCAGCAGCACGTCCAGCAGGGTGGGTGGGACGTCGAGTTCGATCTGGTGGCGGCGCAGCAGTTCCTCGGTGCGGAAGCGGACGATCTCCGCCTCGCTCTTCTTGTTGGTCACGACGGGGATGCGCACAAAGTTGAAGCGGCGCTTGAGCGCGGAGGACAGGTCGTTGACGCCCCGGTCGCGGCTGTTGGCGGTGGCGATGACGGAGAAGCCGGGCTTGGCGAACACGATGTTGTCGCTGTCGAGTTCGGGGACCGAGATGTACTTCTCGGAGAGGATGGAGATCAGCGCGTCCTGGACGTCGCTGGTGGAGCGGGTCAGTTCCTCGAAGCGGCCGATGACGCCGTTCTCCATCGCGGTCATGATCGGCGAGGGGATCATCGACTCCCGCGACTGGCCCTTGGCGATCACCATGGACACGTTCCACGAGTACTTGATGTGGTCCTCGGTGGTGCCGGCCGTGCCCTGCACGACGAGGGTGGAGTTGCGGCAGACGGCGGCGGCGAGCAGTTCGGCGAGCCAGCTCTTGCCGGTGCCGGGGTCGCCGATGAGCAGCAGGCCGCGGTCGGAGGCGAGGGTGACGATGGCCCGCTCGACGATGCTGCGGTCGCCGAACCACTTCTGGGAGACCTCGCGGTCGAGGCCGTCGGCCCGCTCGGACCCGAGGATGAACAGCCGGATCATCTTCGGCGACAGCCGCCAGGAGAACGGCTTGGGGTTGTCGTCGATCGACTCGAGCCAGTCCAGCTCCTCGGCGTACTTGATCTCGGCGGGGGCGCGCAGCAGGTCGGACATGGGTGAGGCCTTTCGGTGAGAGGAGAGGTGAGAGGTGGGTGTGCTGAGGCGCGGACGGCTCAGGTGAGGAACGACTTCAGCTCGTGGACGAGCTTGCGGATGTGACCGGAGATCACGGGCGTGCCGAGGTCCTTGAAACGTTCCCTGAACCAGGGGTTGACGCTGCCGCGGCCGGCGCTGGTCACCGAGCCGACGGGGATGAACTTCGCGCCGGAGCGGTGGATGGCCGCCATGCTCTCGAACAGCGGCTCGGAGCGCCATTCGTAGAAGTCGGAGATCCACACCACGACCGTGTTGCGCGGTTCGGCGATCTTCGGCTGGGCCAGGGCCATGGCGACCGTGCCGTCGGTGCCGCCGCCGAGCTTGGTGCGCAGCAGGGTCTCGAAGGGGTCGTTCACCCAGGGGGTGAGGTCGAGCGCCTGGGTGTCGTAGGCGATCAGGTGGACGTCGACCTTGGGCAGGCCGGCGAAGATCGACGCCAGGATGGTGCAGTTGACCATCGAGTCGACCATCGAGCCGGACTGGTCGACGACGACGATGAGCCGCTGCGGCGTCGTCTTGCGGACGGTGTGCCGGTAGTAGAGGCGGTCGACGTAGAGCCGTTCCTCCTCGGGGTCCCAGTTGGTGAGGTTCTTCCAGATGGTGCGGTCGAGGTCCAGGTTGCGGAAGACCCGCTTGGGCGGGATCGACCGGTCGAGGGTGCCGACGGAGGCCTTCTCGACCTGGGTGCGCAGGACTTCGGCGACCTCGTCGACGAAGCGGCGGATGAGCGCCTTGGCGTTGGCGAGGGCGACGCCGGAGAGGTTGTTCTTGTCGCGCAGCAGCTGCTCGATGAGCGACATGCTCGGGGTGAGCTGTGCGGCGAGCTGGGGGTCGGCGAGGACTTCCCGCAGGTGCATGCGCTTGACCAGGTCGGCCTCGATGGCGCCGAGTTCGGGGCCGATCTCCGGGATGAGCGTGCCGAGGTCGGGGGTGGGGTGGCCGATTCCCGTGCCGGTGGGGCTCACTCCCCCGCCGGCCGCGCGGCCGGCGCCGCCGCGGCCGCGTCCGCCGCGCAGGTCGCCGGGCTTGCAGCCGAGGGCGCGTTCCAGCCAGCCGGCGTCGGACTGCCATTGGGCGAGCTGCCCGGCGGTGACGGTGCCGGAGCCGGGGGCGAAGACGCCCAGCAGCACCTTGGACACGAGCGCGGCGCGGCGCACCTCGGCGGCCCGGTCGCGGTCGTCCCCGTCGGGCTCGGGCACCATCAGGTTCTCGAACTCGCCGGCGAGTTCGGGGTGGCGCTGGACGATGGAGTCGACGGAGGCCTGCGGGTCGAGCAGGGCGGGCGGCAGGCCGATGTCCTCGACGACGGCGAGCGAGGCGGCCTCCAGACCGGCCTGCTCCTCGGGGTCGAAGAGGCGGGCGAGCAGCCGCCAGTACAGCAGCTGCCGGCGGTTCTCGTCGGGGTTCGCCGGCACGGTCTCCCCGGTGGTGTGGTCGGTCATTTCCTGAGCAGCCTTCCGGCGCGTTCGCGCAGCACGGCCACCGCGTCGGTGGCGGCCTTCTCGAGCTTGGCCCCGGCCTTGTCGGTGGTGCCGCCGGCCCAGGCGCCCGCGTGGACGGCGACCGTCTTCCTGCGCACGGTGGTCTCCACGGCGAGCGGCTGGACGGCGAAGCGTCCGGCGTCCCAGCGCAGCAGTCCGATGCAGGCGGTGGACGCGGCGACGGCCTTCGGGGTGAGCGGTCCGGCGACCGGTACGCGGTCGGTGTCGACGGCCAGCCGGTGCCCGGTGAGGGTGAACGTCACCGTCTCGTCGTCCGCGTCCTGTTCGGCGGTGTACCCCTCGAGGAACACGGGGTGGGCGAGGCGCACCGGGTGCCGGTCGAGGGGCGCGGTCGGCGGTGTGGTGGCGGTGGGCAGGGCGACGCGGGCGGTGGCGAAGGGGTCGGCGGGCTCGCCGGCGCGGGCGTGCTCGTCGCTCCAGATCAGGTCGCCCTCGGCGGTGACGGGCATGTCGGTGAGGTCCATCGAGCGGCCCTCGCCGAGGGCGGCGAGCAGCGCCATGTGCGGGCGCAGCAGCTGCCAGACCCCCGCGCCGAGGACGGTGTCGGGCTTCGGCGCGGACACGCTCGCCCGCACCAGGCGGGGTGGACCGCCGTCGGCGGGTTCGAGGACGGCGTGCACCTGGGCCTGGGCGGCGGTGGCGTGTTCCTGGAGGTCGACGCCGAGCGGCAGCAGCCGGCCGGTGGCGGTGCCCGTGGCGAGCGCGGCGGCG includes:
- a CDS encoding AAA family ATPase, with the translated sequence MSDLLRAPAEIKYAEELDWLESIDDNPKPFSWRLSPKMIRLFILGSERADGLDREVSQKWFGDRSIVERAIVTLASDRGLLLIGDPGTGKSWLAELLAAAVCRNSTLVVQGTAGTTEDHIKYSWNVSMVIAKGQSRESMIPSPIMTAMENGVIGRFEELTRSTSDVQDALISILSEKYISVPELDSDNIVFAKPGFSVIATANSRDRGVNDLSSALKRRFNFVRIPVVTNKKSEAEIVRFRTEELLRRHQIELDVPPTLLDVLLQSFSDLRASAAAAASDDEKLESALSTAEQIGVLEDAILHSNFFGERALTARTLASSLVGSLARREPEDLAILNKYLHGVVEPRSKEEGGSWPEFLEGGRDAIATLS
- a CDS encoding VWA domain-containing protein, whose product is MTDHTTGETVPANPDENRRQLLYWRLLARLFDPEEQAGLEAASLAVVEDIGLPPALLDPQASVDSIVQRHPELAGEFENLMVPEPDGDDRDRAAEVRRAALVSKVLLGVFAPGSGTVTAGQLAQWQSDAGWLERALGCKPGDLRGGRGRGGAGRAAGGGVSPTGTGIGHPTPDLGTLIPEIGPELGAIEADLVKRMHLREVLADPQLAAQLTPSMSLIEQLLRDKNNLSGVALANAKALIRRFVDEVAEVLRTQVEKASVGTLDRSIPPKRVFRNLDLDRTIWKNLTNWDPEEERLYVDRLYYRHTVRKTTPQRLIVVVDQSGSMVDSMVNCTILASIFAGLPKVDVHLIAYDTQALDLTPWVNDPFETLLRTKLGGGTDGTVAMALAQPKIAEPRNTVVVWISDFYEWRSEPLFESMAAIHRSGAKFIPVGSVTSAGRGSVNPWFRERFKDLGTPVISGHIRKLVHELKSFLT